Proteins encoded together in one Synechococcus sp. BL107 window:
- the rpmF gene encoding 50S ribosomal protein L32, with amino-acid sequence MAVPKKKTSKAKRNQRSATWKGKAAVAAQRAMSIGKSVLSGRAQGFVYPVSDTDEAEA; translated from the coding sequence ATGGCCGTTCCGAAGAAGAAAACATCGAAGGCCAAGCGCAATCAGCGCAGTGCCACTTGGAAAGGCAAGGCCGCCGTAGCCGCTCAGCGCGCCATGTCGATCGGTAAGTCCGTCCTGAGCGGTCGTGCTCAAGGATTTGTATACCCCGTCAGTGATACAGACGAGGCCGAGGCCTAA
- a CDS encoding phosphoribulokinase: MDLDGRQLIPREDQRKLLDFLGIDDPDQWRRSWISPSINLGLDAWHPNSSADWLWSLGLPILSLARSQPARKELIGLSALPGCGKSSLGQWLETAAHNLGLSLQVISIDDFYFPADQLERSMKGNPWGVPRALPGSHDLQLLQRTLELWRKGQSIQCPRFDKALRNGRGDRSGWRACHADLLVLEGWFVGCPAGYEAERKEEGLEPPVTASELAYRKQTEEILRSYQPVWTELDQLWQLRATDHQSPQLWKRQQEDAMRTTRGSSLNGSELDGFIRMILSAIPSEIIQNIPADVVFEVDPGRDLTRIHLSRAS; encoded by the coding sequence TTGGATCTTGACGGTCGTCAGCTCATACCTAGGGAAGATCAGCGCAAATTGCTCGATTTCCTTGGGATCGACGACCCCGATCAGTGGAGACGGTCTTGGATCAGCCCATCCATCAATCTTGGCCTTGATGCTTGGCATCCAAACAGCAGTGCTGATTGGCTCTGGTCTCTCGGACTACCGATCTTGAGCCTGGCCCGTAGTCAACCCGCCAGAAAAGAGTTGATTGGCTTGAGTGCACTCCCCGGTTGCGGGAAGTCGAGTTTGGGGCAATGGCTTGAAACCGCTGCCCACAATTTGGGATTGTCCTTGCAGGTGATTTCAATTGACGACTTTTATTTCCCGGCCGACCAATTAGAGCGATCGATGAAAGGAAATCCATGGGGAGTGCCTCGCGCTTTGCCTGGAAGCCATGATTTGCAACTGCTTCAACGCACCCTTGAGCTTTGGCGAAAAGGGCAGTCGATTCAATGTCCTCGTTTTGACAAGGCCTTGCGTAACGGACGGGGAGATCGCTCAGGCTGGCGTGCTTGCCATGCCGATCTCCTTGTTCTGGAAGGCTGGTTTGTCGGCTGCCCAGCGGGATACGAAGCCGAAAGGAAGGAGGAGGGTCTGGAACCACCCGTCACGGCGAGTGAATTGGCCTACCGCAAACAAACTGAGGAGATCTTGCGGAGCTATCAACCGGTGTGGACTGAACTTGATCAGCTTTGGCAACTTCGGGCCACCGATCATCAATCGCCGCAGCTTTGGAAGCGTCAACAAGAAGATGCCATGCGGACGACTCGAGGAAGTTCCCTAAACGGAAGCGAATTGGATGGTTTTATCAGAATGATTTTGAGTGCGATTCCCTCAGAAATCATCCAAAACATTCCTGCTGATGTCGTTTTCGAGGTGGATCCGGGTCGTGATCTGACCCGAATCCATCTCAGTCGTGCCTCTTAG
- a CDS encoding DUF565 domain-containing protein, with translation MSTLQRTRLAALQRTAGQQLKASFGGPWWRRSSRILLLLTGFFIGSNLTVHLDNATGARTFSAFFALLACELLVLIRRRYPLLDSLRLGFIYAVVLEAFKVGS, from the coding sequence ATGAGCACGCTGCAGCGCACCCGTTTAGCGGCACTTCAACGCACGGCTGGTCAACAGCTCAAAGCCAGTTTTGGCGGACCCTGGTGGAGACGAAGTTCTCGAATTCTGTTGTTACTTACTGGCTTCTTTATAGGAAGCAATCTCACGGTGCATCTCGATAACGCCACAGGAGCTCGGACGTTTAGTGCCTTTTTTGCCTTACTGGCTTGCGAGTTGCTCGTGTTAATTCGGCGACGATATCCCTTGCTTGACTCCCTCAGATTGGGATTCATCTACGCCGTTGTTTTGGAGGCCTTCAAAGTTGGATCTTGA
- a CDS encoding HAD-IA family hydrolase, whose product MTALRAVFWDVDGTLADTEMEGHRPAFNQAFRDLGLPFHWNKELYAELLSIAGGIPRVAIYAKDQGINLTQDQLKRLRDVKREHYLSRVCEGHVQWRPGVLRLVNELHNGQIKQWIVTSSGGPSVQALLNQAQGVMPAFDGVVSSDDVATGKPNPDGYRLALKQSGLPSDCVVALEDSAAGLKAATAAGLSCVLTPSPWDRDLVGAIHLAAAVFDHLGDEHNPSLLQQGPPCLEGMLTLNYMKSLLLYSGS is encoded by the coding sequence ATGACTGCTCTAAGGGCTGTGTTCTGGGATGTAGACGGCACCCTGGCTGACACGGAGATGGAGGGACATCGTCCAGCGTTCAATCAGGCCTTTCGTGATTTAGGCCTCCCATTTCATTGGAACAAAGAGTTGTATGCCGAACTGCTGTCCATTGCCGGTGGCATTCCCCGTGTTGCGATCTACGCAAAGGATCAGGGGATCAACCTCACGCAAGACCAACTGAAGCGTTTGCGTGATGTGAAACGCGAGCATTATTTATCCCGCGTTTGTGAGGGCCATGTGCAGTGGCGGCCGGGTGTCTTGAGGCTTGTGAACGAATTGCACAACGGCCAGATCAAGCAATGGATCGTGACCTCCAGTGGTGGTCCATCTGTTCAAGCACTGTTGAATCAAGCCCAAGGAGTTATGCCAGCCTTTGATGGTGTGGTGTCGTCAGATGATGTGGCGACTGGCAAGCCCAATCCGGATGGTTATCGGTTGGCGCTCAAGCAGAGCGGCCTGCCGTCCGACTGTGTTGTGGCCTTGGAGGATTCAGCTGCAGGGCTCAAGGCTGCAACAGCCGCGGGTTTGTCCTGTGTTTTGACCCCTTCCCCTTGGGATCGAGATCTTGTGGGCGCAATCCATCTCGCCGCAGCTGTTTTTGATCATCTTGGGGACGAGCACAATCCTTCCTTGCTTCAGCAAGGCCCCCCTTGTCTAGAAGGCATGTTGACGCTGAACTATATGAAGTCGTTGTTGCTCTACTCAGGTTCATGA
- the recJ gene encoding single-stranded-DNA-specific exonuclease RecJ, giving the protein MVDPNPLPGLELPLPLRALLRRRGFRSVEEAKQFLIPTSLPEAELHFPDLKKATNRLVKACQNHETVAICGDYDADGMTSTALLLRALAPLGAAPRAAIPSRMEEGYGLNPSMVDRQHRDGVQILVTVDNGVAASAALQRAAELGMEVIVTDHHTIPDNPAPMTALIHPATTPNGSPYRGLAGVGLAYVLARAVAEQLNQPAAICSARDLFCVGTVADMAPLIGANRAWLLEGLGHLHHTECFGLQALQRLAGLGENPITAEDIGFQLAPRINAVGRLGEPRLVVDLLTASEPSSAMALARRCDDFNRQRRDLCDAIEAEAVALVEADSSDQLPSFLLLAQSHWHHGVIGIVAARLVERYHRPAALLAGDGEGLMRASVRSPRGFAVDQALNHCAKLLERFGGHPAAGGFTVRAENVHALHEQLCVQADSWLTQQGQGLPIQPDALLRLDEVNWDLWKALQSLAPFGIGHEVPLFWSRGCSVEEKRDLKGGHLALRLRQGETERRAIAWRWDPASHVPDHCDVAYRVSLNRWQGEQRLQLELKAIRIHSDSVMLQRGPRNYVAKQISSSEFTLTNSDGRSLQAAINDDNSLVSNDELANDARVSQLLEEAVLGLGLRP; this is encoded by the coding sequence GTGGTTGATCCAAACCCATTGCCGGGTCTTGAACTTCCCCTACCGCTTCGTGCCCTATTGCGCCGTCGTGGATTTCGTTCAGTCGAAGAAGCCAAACAATTCCTGATCCCAACATCACTGCCGGAGGCAGAACTTCATTTTCCCGATCTGAAAAAAGCAACGAATCGTTTGGTGAAAGCGTGTCAGAACCACGAAACCGTGGCGATCTGTGGCGACTACGACGCCGATGGAATGACGAGCACCGCGTTGCTATTGCGGGCCCTGGCTCCCTTAGGAGCTGCCCCTAGGGCAGCCATCCCCTCTCGCATGGAAGAGGGCTATGGACTCAATCCGTCCATGGTGGATCGACAGCACCGCGATGGTGTTCAAATTCTCGTCACCGTGGATAACGGGGTGGCAGCGTCGGCAGCACTTCAACGAGCCGCGGAATTGGGCATGGAAGTGATCGTGACGGACCACCACACCATTCCGGACAACCCAGCACCGATGACGGCTTTGATTCACCCGGCGACAACGCCCAACGGATCTCCCTACCGAGGTTTGGCCGGCGTTGGTTTGGCCTACGTCCTGGCGCGAGCCGTTGCTGAACAACTGAATCAACCTGCTGCTATCTGCTCAGCCCGAGACCTTTTCTGCGTTGGCACCGTCGCCGATATGGCTCCCCTGATTGGTGCCAATCGCGCTTGGTTGTTGGAGGGACTTGGTCACCTCCATCACACCGAATGCTTCGGGTTACAGGCACTTCAACGTCTTGCCGGTTTGGGTGAGAACCCAATCACAGCCGAAGACATTGGTTTTCAACTCGCCCCACGCATCAATGCGGTTGGACGCTTGGGTGAACCTCGGCTCGTTGTGGATTTATTGACAGCGTCGGAACCCTCATCAGCGATGGCCTTGGCCCGACGTTGTGATGATTTCAATCGTCAACGCCGTGATCTTTGCGATGCGATTGAGGCAGAGGCTGTTGCTTTGGTCGAAGCCGATTCATCAGATCAGTTGCCGTCGTTTCTTCTTTTAGCCCAGAGTCATTGGCACCATGGCGTGATCGGCATTGTTGCTGCTCGGCTGGTGGAGCGGTATCACCGCCCGGCTGCGCTCCTTGCCGGCGATGGCGAGGGACTGATGCGCGCCTCCGTGCGATCGCCTCGCGGGTTTGCCGTTGACCAAGCACTTAATCACTGCGCCAAGCTTTTGGAGCGCTTTGGTGGTCATCCAGCTGCAGGAGGATTTACCGTCCGAGCCGAGAATGTTCATGCCCTGCATGAACAACTGTGTGTTCAAGCGGATTCGTGGTTGACCCAACAGGGCCAGGGATTGCCCATCCAACCCGATGCTTTACTCCGATTGGATGAAGTGAATTGGGATCTCTGGAAGGCCCTGCAATCCTTGGCACCCTTTGGAATAGGCCATGAAGTGCCCTTGTTCTGGTCGCGGGGATGCAGTGTTGAGGAAAAACGTGATTTAAAGGGTGGACATCTTGCCCTGAGGTTGCGTCAAGGTGAAACCGAGCGCAGAGCGATTGCCTGGAGATGGGATCCAGCTAGCCATGTTCCAGATCACTGTGATGTGGCATATCGCGTCAGTTTGAATCGCTGGCAGGGCGAGCAGAGGCTCCAGTTGGAACTCAAGGCGATCCGTATTCACAGCGACTCAGTGATGTTGCAAAGGGGTCCTAGAAATTACGTTGCAAAGCAGATATCAAGCTCAGAATTCACCCTCACCAACAGCGACGGGCGATCATTGCAAGCCGCGATCAACGACGACAATTCACTCGTTAGCAACGATGAGCTTGCCAATGATGCAAGGGTGAGTCAGTTGCTTGAAGAGGCTGTCCTAGGCCTAGGACTACGTCCTTAA
- the psb30 gene encoding photosystem II reaction center protein Ycf12/Psb30: MGFDFHLIANFAALALIALAGPAVVFILFYRRGAL; encoded by the coding sequence ATGGGCTTCGATTTCCACCTGATCGCCAACTTCGCTGCCCTCGCCCTCATCGCTCTTGCTGGTCCGGCCGTTGTGTTCATCCTCTTCTATCGCCGCGGAGCACTCTGA
- a CDS encoding YkgJ family cysteine cluster protein, with product MNKQSPSWHCIHQCGACCRLCPEERGEALAALSENQRTKYLSMVGDDGWCIHYDSGGQRCTIYSDRPDFCRVSELGALFDVPTDDIDSFAIACCRQQIRATHGGRSGVMRRFNRAHRAKGDRHD from the coding sequence ATGAACAAGCAATCCCCTTCATGGCACTGCATCCATCAGTGCGGAGCCTGCTGCAGGCTTTGTCCCGAAGAACGTGGTGAAGCACTCGCGGCTTTGAGCGAAAATCAACGAACCAAATACCTATCCATGGTTGGAGACGATGGATGGTGCATTCACTACGACAGCGGGGGACAACGCTGCACTATTTATTCCGATCGTCCTGATTTTTGTCGCGTTAGTGAGTTGGGAGCGTTGTTCGATGTCCCCACTGATGACATCGATTCATTCGCAATTGCTTGTTGCAGGCAACAAATCCGCGCAACCCATGGCGGGCGGAGTGGCGTAATGCGAAGGTTTAATCGTGCCCACCGAGCGAAAGGTGACAGACATGACTGA
- a CDS encoding TMEM165/GDT1 family protein has translation MTESGEKPSGRPGFFAVLFSTFTTVFLAELGDKTQLATLLLSAQSGSPGLVFLGAALALICSSLVGVLVGQWLAKTLPPERLEFMAGVLMVCLGLWLGLQASRSLIVIGSQA, from the coding sequence ATGACTGAGTCAGGTGAAAAGCCCTCTGGCCGCCCTGGCTTCTTTGCTGTTTTATTCAGCACTTTCACAACTGTTTTTCTTGCCGAGCTTGGCGATAAAACACAGCTCGCCACGCTCCTTCTCTCGGCTCAATCCGGTTCGCCTGGCCTTGTTTTTCTGGGTGCAGCGCTTGCTTTGATTTGCTCAAGCCTTGTCGGTGTTTTGGTTGGGCAATGGCTTGCTAAAACCCTGCCCCCAGAACGCCTTGAATTCATGGCGGGCGTGCTCATGGTTTGCCTCGGTTTATGGCTTGGACTCCAAGCCAGCCGCTCGCTCATCGTCATCGGATCCCAGGCTTAA
- a CDS encoding TMEM165/GDT1 family protein: MDFALLLSTFVTVFLAELGDKTQLATVAISGTSDRPLAVFLGSSSALVVASLLGALAGGSVATVIPSDLLQLVASFGFLVIGFRLLWPLLANQAKEPDETDPSNS; this comes from the coding sequence ATGGATTTTGCTCTTCTCCTCTCCACATTCGTCACCGTTTTTCTTGCGGAACTTGGTGATAAAACCCAGTTAGCAACGGTCGCGATAAGTGGCACATCCGATCGTCCACTGGCGGTGTTTCTTGGGTCGTCATCCGCTCTTGTCGTGGCGAGTCTGCTGGGAGCATTGGCGGGTGGTTCTGTCGCCACTGTGATTCCCAGTGATCTGCTGCAACTTGTCGCGTCATTTGGTTTTTTAGTGATCGGATTTCGTCTTCTGTGGCCATTACTGGCAAACCAAGCAAAGGAGCCCGACGAAACCGATCCATCGAACTCTTAA
- a CDS encoding RNB domain-containing ribonuclease: MKFTVADLLDQLSTNDSVETAVIAKILKLTNKSDKQSLDIAIEALSKIGVLTRGEGDVIARTRNDEFIDARLRCSSKGFCFAIRDDGGDDIYVRDHQLNHAWNGDRVLVRITREGGRRRSPEGGVQCILERSTTSLLGQVERRDDQLFAVPLDDRMLTTIRLPNEAEEYLSSEDPTAVVEVLVDRYPIAQHPALGQVVRPLPLNGGPAADRDLLLTKAGLHQRPSPPRGSGKVPAAKGRIDLTDQPALLLRSWTDPSSPGLPAVHVEARDGGCRLWVHAPAVAERILGSNALDVWLRERMEALCLGENWQSLLQPSLNTTTCFQPGEVGEAVTVCMDVSHIGELTHWEFSLSTVKPVASVGVAQLKALDERKPKSRSIPVALKGIKDYLGQLETLRFCESCLRKHEQAQGFVQLDLCPPQLESLGDLRWVDPIGLRHRWIDASVSSDPQSLLQPLIRAADRAWQLHREALNLPGITTQTGDPDPSTLTDVAKSAIALELPLELDEEGSPSAQELIGVFTDSPHRRVLEQQLSHALPALNFEAVVPTSESPETEQTSPEDSPLEPGNAAVKTVEKTPSAPWCCPTLSYAHLVNQQILVSLLQDGKDRPTVRQKERLVLGRKGSEQDLNWALFTGSQNDKLKSLVSDRLVQRLNGRRRQVLELEKDLLSMVQARAAQPLVGLTTDGRISGVQSYGFFVEVGESRVEGLVHVSSLNDDWYEYRSRQNRLVGRKNKRVYQLGDTVQVRVIKVDVLRNQIDLEVNPADVDGSHDETETNPALSVTMSDQ, from the coding sequence ATGAAATTCACGGTCGCCGATCTGCTCGACCAGTTGTCCACCAACGATTCGGTTGAGACAGCTGTTATCGCAAAAATTCTGAAGCTGACAAATAAATCAGATAAGCAATCTCTGGACATCGCGATTGAAGCCCTCTCAAAAATTGGCGTTCTGACTCGCGGTGAAGGAGACGTTATCGCCCGCACGCGCAACGACGAATTTATAGATGCTCGACTTCGATGTAGCAGTAAGGGATTTTGTTTTGCGATTCGGGATGACGGCGGAGACGATATCTATGTCCGAGATCATCAACTCAATCACGCCTGGAACGGTGATCGCGTCCTTGTGAGGATTACGCGCGAGGGAGGGCGTCGTCGTTCCCCAGAAGGGGGTGTGCAATGCATTTTGGAGCGTTCCACGACGTCGCTGCTTGGACAGGTTGAACGTCGAGACGATCAATTGTTTGCCGTTCCCCTAGACGATCGGATGCTCACCACAATCCGACTGCCGAACGAAGCTGAGGAATATCTATCCAGTGAGGACCCAACTGCGGTGGTTGAGGTGCTTGTGGATCGCTATCCGATTGCTCAACATCCGGCCCTGGGTCAAGTGGTTCGTCCACTCCCACTGAATGGCGGTCCAGCCGCCGATCGCGATCTTCTGCTCACCAAAGCAGGACTTCACCAACGCCCCTCTCCCCCCCGTGGAAGTGGCAAGGTGCCTGCCGCGAAAGGTCGTATCGACCTCACAGATCAACCCGCTTTGTTGTTGAGAAGTTGGACTGATCCCAGTTCACCAGGGCTTCCAGCAGTTCATGTGGAAGCGCGCGATGGGGGTTGTCGTCTGTGGGTCCATGCTCCTGCGGTGGCAGAACGCATCTTGGGGAGCAATGCCCTCGACGTTTGGTTGAGGGAACGGATGGAAGCCCTTTGCCTAGGAGAAAATTGGCAATCCTTGCTCCAACCCTCCCTCAACACAACCACCTGCTTTCAACCTGGTGAAGTCGGCGAGGCCGTCACCGTATGCATGGATGTGTCCCATATTGGAGAACTCACGCACTGGGAGTTCAGTCTTTCAACGGTCAAGCCGGTGGCCTCCGTTGGTGTTGCACAACTCAAGGCACTCGATGAACGCAAACCCAAATCGCGAAGCATTCCCGTTGCTCTCAAGGGGATCAAGGATTATTTAGGTCAACTTGAAACGCTCCGCTTTTGTGAAAGTTGCTTGAGAAAGCATGAACAGGCTCAAGGCTTTGTTCAGTTGGACCTATGTCCACCACAATTAGAAAGCCTGGGTGATTTGCGCTGGGTAGACCCGATTGGATTGCGTCATCGCTGGATTGATGCATCTGTTTCTTCGGATCCCCAATCTCTGCTGCAGCCTCTGATTCGAGCTGCAGATCGTGCCTGGCAACTTCATCGAGAAGCACTGAATCTTCCAGGCATCACCACTCAAACAGGAGATCCAGATCCTTCAACTCTTACCGATGTGGCTAAAAGTGCGATCGCGCTTGAGTTGCCCTTGGAATTGGATGAAGAAGGGAGTCCTTCTGCTCAGGAGTTGATCGGTGTCTTCACTGATTCACCGCATCGACGGGTTCTTGAACAGCAACTCAGCCATGCTTTGCCTGCACTCAATTTTGAGGCTGTTGTCCCAACGTCTGAATCACCTGAGACAGAGCAAACTTCACCCGAAGATTCCCCCTTGGAACCTGGCAACGCGGCTGTTAAGACCGTCGAAAAGACGCCTTCCGCGCCTTGGTGTTGCCCCACGCTGAGTTATGCCCATCTGGTGAATCAGCAAATCTTGGTGTCATTGCTTCAAGACGGCAAAGATCGACCAACAGTGCGCCAGAAGGAACGATTGGTGCTTGGCCGTAAGGGTTCCGAGCAAGATCTCAACTGGGCTTTATTCACTGGAAGTCAAAACGACAAACTCAAGTCGTTGGTGAGTGATCGCTTAGTCCAACGACTGAATGGACGCCGCCGGCAAGTGCTGGAGCTTGAAAAAGACCTCTTATCCATGGTTCAGGCACGCGCTGCCCAACCTTTGGTGGGGTTGACGACCGATGGTCGCATTAGTGGAGTTCAAAGCTACGGATTCTTCGTTGAAGTTGGAGAAAGTCGTGTGGAAGGCTTGGTGCATGTCAGCTCCCTCAACGACGACTGGTATGAGTATCGATCTCGCCAAAACCGACTCGTAGGTCGGAAGAACAAACGTGTCTATCAACTGGGAGATACTGTTCAAGTTCGAGTGATCAAAGTAGATGTTTTACGCAATCAAATAGATCTGGAAGTCAATCCTGCGGATGTAGATGGTTCCCACGATGAAACCGAGACGAATCCAGCTCTATCAGTCACTATGAGTGATCAATAA
- a CDS encoding flavin prenyltransferase UbiX, producing the protein MHPYVLAVTGASAQPLAERSLQLLLENDRKVHFVLSRGAHEVFRAEQGLSIPVDPEQQIPFWRERLKVESGELICHRWNDQSSSIASGSYRTKAMVIVPCSMGTVGRINAGIATDLIERCADVHLKERRPLVIAPRETPWNLIHLRNLTALAEAGATIAPPTPAWYTQPKSLSDMVDFLVVRLFDGLDEDLAPLQRWTGPLQ; encoded by the coding sequence ATGCATCCTTATGTACTCGCTGTTACTGGTGCGTCTGCACAACCTTTGGCTGAACGATCCCTACAGCTTCTTTTGGAGAACGATCGGAAAGTTCATTTTGTATTGAGTCGAGGTGCTCATGAAGTTTTTCGGGCTGAGCAGGGATTGTCAATTCCCGTCGATCCGGAGCAACAAATTCCCTTTTGGAGAGAACGTTTAAAGGTTGAAAGCGGCGAACTGATCTGTCATCGATGGAATGATCAAAGTTCATCAATCGCCAGTGGGAGTTATCGAACGAAAGCGATGGTGATTGTTCCTTGCAGCATGGGAACTGTTGGACGGATTAATGCAGGTATTGCTACGGACTTAATTGAACGATGCGCCGACGTTCATCTGAAAGAACGGCGTCCCCTTGTGATTGCTCCAAGAGAAACTCCTTGGAATCTCATTCACTTACGCAACCTCACCGCCTTGGCTGAGGCCGGTGCCACCATTGCGCCGCCGACCCCTGCTTGGTACACCCAACCCAAATCGTTGAGCGACATGGTGGACTTTTTGGTCGTTCGTTTATTCGATGGCCTTGATGAAGACCTAGCTCCGCTTCAACGTTGGACAGGCCCGCTTCAATGA
- a CDS encoding DUF2996 domain-containing protein produces MSEAPANKPAAKPKPPKPEDKPFPEFIDTLFLPAVAKQLLENGITADRLERIDGDRPVVGGRCPMVVGDLPGGRRFWLCFAKEDISSGKVIALADPGSEPTLLESFLIDEKRMSLPLLVSRLLQRLNGQKWLGGN; encoded by the coding sequence GTGAGCGAAGCGCCAGCAAACAAACCAGCTGCCAAGCCAAAACCACCAAAACCCGAGGACAAGCCCTTCCCGGAATTCATCGACACTTTGTTTTTGCCTGCAGTCGCAAAACAGTTGTTGGAAAACGGAATTACGGCTGATCGTCTCGAGCGCATCGACGGTGATCGCCCTGTCGTTGGTGGTCGTTGCCCGATGGTGGTGGGTGATCTCCCCGGTGGTCGCCGATTTTGGCTTTGTTTTGCCAAGGAAGATATCAGTAGTGGCAAGGTGATTGCGTTGGCTGATCCCGGAAGTGAACCAACCTTATTGGAGAGTTTTTTAATCGACGAGAAACGCATGTCATTGCCGTTGCTCGTCTCCCGTCTGTTGCAGCGGTTAAATGGCCAAAAATGGCTGGGGGGTAATTAA
- the acsF gene encoding magnesium-protoporphyrin IX monomethyl ester (oxidative) cyclase, with protein MVPPTAVASQTVDSAVATKVPVKDTILTPRFYTTDFEAMAAMDLRPNEAELEAICEEFRKDYNRHHFVRNDEFDGAADKLDPETRKVFVEFLEQSCTSEFSGFLLYKELSRRIKKTNPLLAECFGHMARDEARHAGFLNKSMSDFGMQLDLGFLTASKNYTFFKPKFIFYATYLSEKIGYWRYIAIFRHLEKNPDSKIFPIFNFFENWCQDENRHGDFFDALMKAQPDTVRGPIAKLWCRFFLLAVFATMYVRDVARKEFYESLGLDARTYDKMVIEKTNDTSARVFPVVLDVNNQKFWVRLERLVNNNAALNAADASDSPAPIKVIRKLPFWIANGAEMAKLFLMPAIDSSKYQPAVR; from the coding sequence ATGGTCCCTCCCACCGCTGTAGCTAGTCAGACGGTAGACAGTGCTGTTGCCACCAAGGTTCCAGTCAAGGACACAATCTTGACGCCACGCTTCTACACCACAGATTTCGAGGCCATGGCGGCCATGGACCTGCGTCCTAATGAAGCAGAGTTAGAAGCTATTTGCGAAGAGTTCCGGAAAGATTACAACCGTCATCATTTTGTAAGAAATGATGAATTCGACGGAGCTGCGGACAAACTTGATCCTGAAACTCGAAAAGTTTTTGTTGAATTCCTTGAGCAAAGTTGTACCTCAGAGTTTTCGGGCTTCCTTCTCTATAAAGAGCTGAGCCGTCGGATCAAGAAAACAAATCCCCTCTTGGCTGAATGTTTTGGTCACATGGCGCGCGATGAAGCTCGCCATGCAGGATTCCTAAATAAGTCGATGAGCGATTTTGGAATGCAACTCGACCTTGGTTTCTTGACCGCCAGCAAGAATTATACTTTCTTTAAACCTAAATTTATTTTTTACGCTACATATCTTTCTGAAAAAATCGGATATTGGCGCTACATTGCTATTTTTCGTCACCTAGAAAAGAATCCTGATAGCAAGATTTTTCCGATCTTTAATTTCTTCGAAAACTGGTGCCAAGACGAAAATCGTCACGGTGATTTCTTCGATGCATTAATGAAGGCCCAACCCGACACAGTTCGTGGCCCTATCGCCAAACTTTGGTGTCGATTCTTCTTGTTGGCTGTCTTCGCAACGATGTACGTCAGGGACGTTGCTCGGAAAGAGTTCTATGAATCACTAGGGCTCGATGCACGCACCTACGACAAGATGGTGATTGAAAAAACCAACGACACGTCAGCAAGGGTGTTTCCGGTGGTTCTTGACGTCAACAACCAAAAGTTTTGGGTACGGCTTGAACGATTAGTGAATAACAATGCCGCACTTAATGCTGCTGATGCAAGTGACTCTCCAGCTCCGATCAAGGTGATCCGCAAACTCCCCTTCTGGATCGCCAATGGTGCTGAGATGGCAAAGCTCTTCTTGATGCCAGCCATCGATAGTTCTAAATATCAGCCAGCAGTGCGCTGA